One Marmota flaviventris isolate mMarFla1 chromosome 16, mMarFla1.hap1, whole genome shotgun sequence DNA segment encodes these proteins:
- the LOC139702172 gene encoding basic proline-rich protein-like: MGPAPPGPAPLGPATHGSVPLGPQLPWAVLPLGPAPPGPAPSGPAPPIPAPPTPAPLCLAPLPLLPLGPAPPSPALRSPAPPGPASLCPAIPNSAPLGHAPPTAAPHGTCSPGPALRGPAPPALISWALIPVVLLPVVPATPVPAPPGPCSPDLAPLGPTPPGLIPMDPAPPGSSPPVHWFLWAPLPLGPAPPGPASLVLASPGPASPGPPPWPCCPRPSYPGSAPPGLHSFWAQLLLGPTPPGPASLHLAPPGPDPRDPVPSVPAFMGPAPPGTAFLSPIPPGPFFPWALLPLALLPMGPAPLALLSFVPAPPGPATPGPCSPGPCSPGLCSPLALVYLCPATPGPCSPWALLPLVLLPIDPATLGPTSSSPAPLGPAPPGPDPLGPTFLGPASPGPASLVSSPPGPAPPGPFILALLSGSCSTGTFSSWPCSLGPCSPCVLLPQAMLPWALLPLGPALPSPASTGPAPSGLAPPDPFLPGPAPWSCFPGPCFPWPSSPDTAPQALLPQALSPSPCSPLALIPQALLPLVLLTLGSAPSGPSSS, encoded by the exons atgggacctgctccccctggccctgctcctctgGGCCCTGCTACCCATGGTTCTGTTCCCCTGGGGCCCCAGCTTCCCTGGGCCGTGCTCccactgggccctgctccccctggccctgctccctctggccctgctccccctatCCCTGCTCCCCCTACACCTGCACCTCTGTGCCTTGCTCCCCTACCGCTGCtacccctgggccctgctccccctagTCCTGCTCTCCggagccctgctccccctg GTCCTGCTTCCCTGTGCCCTGCTATTCCAAactctgctcccctgggccatgcaCCTCCAACCGCTGCTCCCCATGggacctgctcccctgggcctgcACTCCGGGGCCCTGCACCCCCTG CCCTGATCTCCTGGGCCCTGATCCCCGTGGTCCTCCTCCCGGTGGTCCCTGCTACCCCTGTTCCTGCTCCCCCCGGACCCTGCTCCCCTGACCTTGCTCCCTTGGGCCCTACTCCCCCCGGTCTTATTCCCATGGACCCTGCTCCACCTGGTTCTTCTCCCCCTGTGCACTGGTTTCTGTGGGCCCCGCTCCCCCTGggtcctgctccccctggtcctgctTCCCTGGTCCTTGCTTCCCCTGGCCCTGCTTCCCCCGGCCCTCccccctggccctgctgcccCAGGCCCTCCTACCCTGGTTCTGCTCCCCCTGGGCTCCACTCCTTCTGGGCCCAGCTCCTCCTGGGCCCTACTCCCCCTGGTCCTGCTTCCTTGCACCTCGCTCCCCCTGGCCCTGATCCCCGTGACCCTGTTCCCTCTGTTCCTGCTTtcatgggccctgctccccctggcactGCTTTCCTCAGCCCTATTCCCCCTGGGCCCTTctttccctgggccctgctccccctggcattgctccccatgggccctgctcccctggccctGCTGTCCTTCGTCCCTGCTCCACCTGGTCCTGCtacccctgggccctgctcaccTGGGCCCTGTTCCCCTGGGCTCTGCTCCCCCTTGGCCCTTGTTTACCTGTGCCCTGCtactcctgggccctgctccccctgggccctgctccccctggtcctgctcCCCATTGACCCTGCTACCCTGGGCCCTACTTCCTCCAGTCCTGCTcccttgggccctgctccccctggccctgatCCCCTGGGCCCTACTTTCCTGGGACCTGCTTCACCTGGCCCTGCTTCCCTGGTCTCttctccccctggccctgctccccctggcccttttATCCTGGCTCTGCTCAGTGGGTCCTGCTCCACTGGTACCTTCTCTTCCTGGCCCTGTTcccttgggccctgctccccctgtgTCCTGCTCCCCCAGGCCATgctgccctgggccctgctcccccttggACCTGCTCTCCCTAGTCCTGCTTCCACAGGCCCCGCTCCCTCTGGCCTTGCTCCCCCTGACCCTTTtctccctggccctgctccctggtcctgcttccctgggccctgcttcccCTGGCCCTCTTCCCCTGACACTGCTCCCCAGGCCCTGCTTCCCCAGGCCCTCTCCCCCAGTCCCTGCTCCCCTCTGGCCCTGAttccccaggccctgctccccctaGTCCTGCTCACCTTGGGTTCTGCTCCCTCTGGGCCGAGCTCCTCCTAG
- the LOC139702150 gene encoding zinc finger protein 724-like: MAYKCKECGQAFTFREDLIVNQSIHTEEKPYKCKECGKAFNEISRLTQHQRIHIGEKPYKCKECSKGFTARQSLVVHQRIHTGEKPYKCEECGKAFNVSSKLIIHQRIHTGEKPYKCKECVKAFTRRESLIVHQRIHTGEKPYKCKECGKTFNRTSKLTDHQKIHIGEKPHKCNECGKAFTFRQNLIVHHKIHTGEKPYKCEECGKAFNVNSKLIIHQRIHTGEKPYKCKECGKAFTVSQHLVVHQRIHTGEKPYKCNECGKSFNVRSKLNIHQRIHTGEKPYKCEECSKAFTVSQHLVVHQRIHTGEKPYLCQECGKAFNQHLIVH; encoded by the exons atggcatacaaatgtaaagaatgtggccaAGCTTTTACTTTTAGGGAAGACCTTATTGTGAACCAGAGTATTCACACTGAAGAGAAAccttacaaatgcaaagaatgtggcaaagcttttaatgaAATATCAcgccttactcaacaccagagaattcatattGGAGAGAAgccatataaatgtaaagaatgttcCAAAGGTTTTACGGCTAGGCAAAGTCTTGTGGtgcaccagagaattcatactggagaaaaaccatacaaatgtgaagaatgtggcaaagcttttaatgtAAGTTCAAAACTTATTAttcaccagagaattcatactggagagaagccatacaaatgtaaagaatgtgtcaAAGCTTTTACTCGTAGAGAAAGCTTGATTGTGCaccagagaattcacactggagagaagccatacaaatgtaaagaatgtggcaaaacttttaacAGAACCTCAAAACTTACTGATCACCAGAAAATTCATATTGGAGAGAAGCCACacaaatgtaatgaatgtggTAAAGCTTTTACTTTTAGGCAAAACCTTATTGTGCACCACaaaattcacactggagagaagccatacaaatgtgaagaatgtggcaaagcttttaatgtAAATTCAAAACTTATTatacaccagagaattcatactggagagaagccatacaaatgtaaagaatgtggcaaagcttttactgTTAGTCAACACCTTGTTGTGCaccagagaattcacactggagagaaaccttacaaaTGCAATGAATGTGGTAAATCTTTTAATGTAAGGTCAAAACTTAACAttcaccagagaattcatactggagagaagccatacaaGTGTGAAGAATGTAGCAAAGCTTTTACTGTGAGTCAGCACCTTGTTGTGCaccagagaattcacactggagagaaaccttaccTCTGtcaagaatgtggcaaagcttttaat CAACACCTTATTGTGCACTAG